A window of Periophthalmus magnuspinnatus isolate fPerMag1 chromosome 21, fPerMag1.2.pri, whole genome shotgun sequence genomic DNA:
ACAAGCCAGCCTTTTACGCATAAAACATCACGCAATTTTGTTTTACTGCTCGTCAAATTTATTTAGTTATACTTTTTAGTGTTATAAAATTGTCATATCAAAAGAAAGAGAATCTATAAAACTCATGGAATTAAATATCACCAAGAAACGTTGACTGCATTTAACGAAGATGTATCACCAGAAAACATGGAAAATGATGATTGCCACAATAACAGAAGTCTATGTTCATGCGTGTCTTAAATTAATAAAAGCTGAAGAATTTGACAGCAGAGTCCATGATGTTTATGAAGCATTGCTGGCCTACACTTAATAAACTGGTGGATGATGAGGCCAGGTGGCGCACAAACACGGCGCCCTGAGAGAGCTGGGATGTGACAGCGCTGAGCAGCGGCTCAGAGCGGAGCTGTGCGGAGGCTGTGAGGATGTGCGTGGACAGAGACAGGCCCAGAgcgactgacagcagcagaaataAAGCCATCAGCTTGGGAGCTGTGACCCGCGCGCAGCCAGACTTGTATGACACCTTCTCGTGAGGGACGCTTATTTTATCTACTTCTTTGAGCCTCAGTGAGTCCCACTTTTTCACATCGAAATTACGCACGAGTGGTCCTATGTCCATATCTTTACAGCTGGGAAGTGGGGTTTCTCTGAGGACCCTGAATTTAGCACGGAATTCCTGCATCTGCTGCAGGAAGCACAGTGGGTCCGTGATGCTCTTGAAAGACTCTGCCATGCTCAGAGCGcgctcctgctcctccagagCCGCACTCAGCCTCGTGATGTCCGGATCATATGCTTGCATCACCACTAACTTTAGTGTCTCCAAGTCAGAAAGAATCTCGTTCTTTTTACATTCAATGGTGCTAATCAGTTTGTCAAAGTAGTCGGTCACTTTCTCTGCGTCTCTGCTCACTGATTGGAGCGCCTTCTTCTTTCCTGCCTGCAGAGTCTCCAGGCAGGACAGGATGTCTGCGCTCTGCCAGCTCTCCACCCCGCGCTGCAGCTCCTCAAACGATTCCTTCTCGCGCTTAAACGCGTCTTCTAGTGAACTGAACCTGTGCCCCCTGTGCTCGTCGGTCGTTGCGCAAAAGCCGCAGATGAGTTTTAGGTCCGTAGCACAGAAAATGTTAAGTGGTTGTCCACAGTGCTGTTTACAAACTGACATTTTGGGAAATTGTCTGATCTTGCTATACTTGTCCACGATTCCACGCAAAGAGTAGTTAATTTGCATGCTGTTTGCTCCATTGTGGGGTGTTTCTTTGCGGCAGGTGGGACATTTCAAAGGTGTCCTGAATGCAAGACCTCGGTTTCCCTCCAACAACCCCTCCAGGCATTTCTTGCAAAAGCTGTGAGAACACAGGAGCACCCGCGGGTCTTCAAACAGACAGCAGCAGATCGGGCACGTAAGTTCCTCCTCCAGCTGCTCCATTGCGCCCTGCAAACACAGCACCAACGCGTCAAATATCCgctttataaaacatttcagaaaaaaacaccCCGAAGGTTGCGTAAAGGCAGCAAATGGTATTATACTCAAAAGAGAGGCATCTCAAAGGATACAAATAATCAACGGGTCTCCAGTGATTCAAGTCTCCCCGTCCTGAGAGCTGAACCGTGTCACTGTGCCCACGTTAGAGGCGAGCGCCAAAATGTTGGCACTGCCGCCGCGGTCATCCAGACTGTGAGCTTCAGCTGCAAGCATCTTTTCTTTTTGCTGTCTCCCTGTGTCCAGCAGGTCTTGTTCAAAGTCAAATGTGCGCCGTAAACCAGAGAGCCAGTAATCGCTGTTGTTTCTAATTCTGTATACTCCATAACTGCATATTTCTGCTGTGCATAGAAAAACTACTGGACGGTGCGAGGGTGAGTGGAGACTCAGATTCCCATCGCCCGGTGAAGAACCTGGGCTCGTTACGGACAGACAGAGCTCACTTTTGCGGTCTTGCAGCTAGAAGGCACCAACGGGTGTTATGTCAGATTTTGCAAACCCATAGTAACATGTAAAGTACTGGACCAAAAGAATCACTCACCAGCTGCTGAGACGCGCTGTGCAACGCAATAATGGCGCTTGTTGCTGTGCAGACTTCATCGTTTTCCGGGTACAGAGTTAACCCTTTGACTCACTCTAAAGACGTTTTAAAGCAGCAAATCTTTTAGTATCGCACAGCTTCTGAGGACAATCCGTGGTGAGTGCGTCTACGTTTGTGTTTTGGGGGGTATTTTGTTTGGAGAATGTTAAGATATGTTGTTTTTAcgttttgtcttttgctgtacATTGACTGATGATCCCTGCCAGTGAGATGGGGGAGGGGCTGTTGCTATGCAAAACATTACAGCGTGAAAAACTGTCAACTGTAGCTTTTGGACCAGTTTTGGCATCATTGGTTTTCTGCCGCACCATTAAGTAACTGTTCGTTGGTAAGATACTTTCTTTTAACTATACAGACCCTTTACAAAAGCCAGACACCAAGCATTACTTCATTCACCATAACATGTCCTCCTAACATGCATCACGCTCACTCACATGACGGGCAAGCAATtcggtttttttatttttaattttttttattaaaggggTGCAGAAATTTCCCATGGCTGTTCCTCGATCCAGAATAAACTTGAGTCATCAGTTGTTATCTAACACTGATGTCCAATAGTTACCAAGTCACGTGTAAAAATGTTGACCTTGATTTTCTTCCCTTGTTTCCATGCCATCAGGAGCACTGCCTGTCTTAGCCGCTATGATTGGATATAGTGAGGCGGCAGCAGCTTAGGCGCGCCACGTTCATCCACAAGGTGTCGCTGTGGTCGTGTCACGTCAAAGCGGTGCTGTGTTTTGGTCCGCAGAGGGAGCGCACTTCCGGTTGCTGTGTCTGATCCGTGATGGCTGCGATGTTTACGTGTTGTCTGGGCTGCTGTGGCGATGCTGGTTCGGGGCATATTCCCTTAAAAGAAATGCCCACGGTTCAGTTAGACACTCATCACATGGGTAAGATGTTTAAACATTTAACCGGTGACTGTTTGTTGTCACGGACCTCGACTGTTTGCTACTTCCGGTGTTAGCATTCGCGAGACGCTGTCGAGCTAATGTCTGTAACTCAACAGAAAGACTGAACATAAACTCATGTCTTTACACTCTATTTGCGTTGTACAGTTGTATGTATCGCATGGTGAGCCAGTAGAATACCATGTTTGGGTTATTATTAATACAAAGCTGCAGGTTCAGTGTGAATGATCATTTTTTGGTCCGTCACGAGAACACGTTTTATTGCgtaagaaaatatagacgataatatTGAATGCCATTAAAAAAACTGACGcatcaatcagttttttgttgCAGAACTTTCCCCCAGAACATTATATGTGTAGAGTTAATGAACacgaactgcaataaataaattaaacagttAAGATTTGAGCTTCTATGACTTCTTATCATAGCACAAAAAGATAACAAATGCATCcatcatgtattgaatgataagttacTATAGTAATTGTTGTGACAGGTCCAATCATGTAGGGCTGCACGGTTtaggcttaaaaataaaataaaataaataaaaactcaaatggCTTCTGTTAAAGAGTGCATATTGTAAAGAAAACGACCATAAATATtggagagaagactgaaatatgggTTGACAGACAACAAGAATCCCATGCGTTTCACAAATAATGATCAGAGAGTTAATTTGGCACTATATTGAATATCTAAAGAATTAATTTGCAAAAGTTGATTAGTGCCATTTGAAGGTCAAGTCACTGGAGGCTTGTAGTTTACTCTTAGTGtagtaatattttcaaaaaacaaagtgTATTTTACTGTTATCAAAATATATGTCCACCCtttcttgataaaatccactgTACATTATTGCCATTGATAAAAATCTCTAGAAGATgctaactaaaagaaaaaacaatttttggcattaaaaaaacaaaaaactgacatacatcttcatttgtttttccagGCACAGATGTTGTTATTGTCAAAAGTGGTCGGCGGATATGTGGAACTGGAGGGTGTTTGGCCAATGCCCCTTTGCACCAAAATAAGAGTTACTTTGAATTCAAGATTCAGTCCACAGGTAATGTAACTGAGAGCTACTCTGCActctttacattatatttaaaatggagTACTGGTAATAACAACgaagatatgtttgtgatgctatttttttcaatatgttCAGGTGTGTGGGGAATTGGTGTGGCTACTCAAAAGGTAAATCTTAACCAAGTGCCTTTAGGCAGAGACATTAACAGCCTAGTCTTGAGGCACGATGGCTCTGTATACCACAATAATGAAGAGAAAAACAGACTGCCGGCAAACAGTATTCCACAAGAGGGTGACATTGTGGTAAGTTCAactaaataaaccaaaatactTGTGAACTTTGTGTGTTACACCTAATTGCACTTTTGTCCTTTTCATGGGAAGTTGTATTCTGAAATGTCTGAAatgtttgtctgaaatgtttccttgctatgtataaaatataaaacaggagTGTTGAGTGCACCTAATATGTATGAGGTTATTCAAGTTCTCTACACTTTTGACAATCTGTGTTTGAAAATAGTATTATAAAATGAGTTGGCACTGATGAGGATAATGGCCCTTGAGATATTATGAGAATTAGCatcttattttgttattgtaagGCTCTAATGGAGACTTTGCCAATGAACTCTATAAAGCTCTCTTTTGTGTCTGTCGATAGGGAGTCACATATGACCATGTGGAACTGAACTTATATCTGAATGGAAAGAACATGCAGTGTCCTTCCTCAGGCATTCGAGGCACTGTATATCCTGTCATTTATGGTAAGATgtttagtcattttaaacacTGCTAGTGTGCGTCTCACTGATGGATAATAACCATTCAAACTCAATAGAGGGCAGTATTTCCTTTCCTTTGCTAAGAAATACATACATGCatggaaaatgtataaaatgctcTAACTtctattatatttatgtatgtatttttttttgtttacagtggaTGACAGTGCCATCTTGGATTGCCAGTTCAGTGACTTCTATCATACACCACCACAAGGATTTGAGAAGATCCTATTTGAACAACAGATTTTCTGAAAACTGTATTACAAAGCTTGTAtttctctttaaatgttttgtccatCATAAAGAAACCTATGAATGTTTGATATTAATGGTCAACTCAAAACATTGATCAAATCTTATGTGACTCCAGTGGCTTCTCTTACCCCATATTGTATGTTTAACTTGCTGCTTTTCTTGGTGTCTCCTTCATAAACAACACTACTGCTCACTTGAACACCAAGTTAAAATGACAGTGATTCTTGTAAACCTATTACCAGATATTTTTCATTGGCCTCCTCGGAAACTTAAGCACTTTCATTTAGTTGCAGCTGATTCATTCATGTAAGGTTGCGGGAAAGCCTAATTGCAATGATATCAAACGTTATGTTAGAACAAGCCATGTGTCAGGTATACCATTGAATTTTTTTCATGACAAAATTGcatctttatatatttatatcagtctgtttatttatatttgttggATTtaatttgattgcagtgatAAGCTGCTTACATTATTGCAGACAAATACTGTATACTTTGCCTTATTAATTCTTTCATTCTTTTATTAATATctttcagttaaaaaaaaaatcatgttgattacatttgacatttttaacagttaatCTGAATGGCACAGTCTATTCTCCAATGTATCATATTTTAACAACTATTTCAAATGTGTGTCTTTGATTGCACTAATGTCAGTATAAAAGTAAAACCAAATATTGCTGGGTTAAATAAACCATTCGCACATTGTCTATTCTTGTTTCATGCTGCTTGTGTCAAGTTGTTTTTAATCAACGCTCACGTAAATTTCTCCAATACCTGATAAGAGTATTTGACGCTGCGCTGCTATAAAGAGGGCATCCCGTGCGGAGGTGAGCCCGCCCCTTGCTCCGCTCCTCCCCGCCGCCACCGCCTCCTCCTCTGGAGCAGCGCAGGAGCCGTGCCTCGTCTTTCACGGAGAGGAGATCCCCAAAGCCGGAGTAAGCGCTAAACCTCATACAGCTATGGCAGAAAACAACGGCTTAGAAAACCATCGCATcaagagctttaaaaacaaggGACGAGATGTCGAGGTATGTTAAAGAGTAAACACACGTGTCATTTACATGGGGCGACATATTAATGTGTACAAAACTGCACACTTTGGGCCTCGTTGTTTAGCCTGGCCCGGCTGCTACAGCTAGCTAGCCAGCTAGCTAGATAGCAATAGTTCGCCATCCTTGATTTAAGCTAGCTTGTAACTAATACATATTTTCAGCACTagatattatttagtttttattatttatcgcTTGAAAATCGAATCAAAAGCTGGTTTAAAATACGTCCACCAAGATGTTTGTGCAATCGCACTTATTTTTGCCTGTATGCAGGATGAAATGGCTCAGTCACTACTCTTTAGCCGTCCATGCTTAGCATGCTAGGATTCAGGTTATGCACCAGGTTTAGCGAGGCAGGGCCTGACCCGGCAACTCTATCCTAATGTTTACTGcttttatgactcattttgGGTAATAATAGTTATGCATCATCGTCTTGAATATAAACCTGTCGCAACATTATTGGATCGCGCTAATAAATGTCTTATTTGCTTCAAACTTGTCTTGCCCCTCCTTAGTCGTTAGCATTGTCAGCTATAGGTTGACATTTAACCGTATTGTTGGTTCTGGGGCCTTAATTTACTCAATTATTTGGCAGAGCAAAGGTAAACGTTTCAATTAAATTTGAAAtctgtacatttaaatatcTGGCGTCGTAATATCTAAATCAAAATACATCATGTGTTATGTGAGTTTTGGGCATTTGTTTGTTGCGTTCTGCCAAAAAATCCTAAGTCCCAAATTGtatttcagatcaatattgATGGATTGTTACTTTCTCTAATGAGAGACTCATGGCGACATTCTGTAAGCGCAAGCCAAACCTGATGTTTTGAAACTTGGTGTCAGTCTAAAAGCACATGGCTACTATGGCAAACAGATTTTGCCAAGTGCATTCCTGATGCTATTTCAGGCTTCTTGTATGTCTGACCTGGATCCTCTTTAGAGCCACTGCCTGAGTTTTTATAAATGGGTGACTCAGACTACAGCAGAACAAAATGCCATTTTGGATTTTACTTATGTAGGTCAGTCATAACAGATTGCCCTTGATTTGAGACATCATTAGGGGCAGCTTTGAAAGGCAAGCTGGAGCTGGTCATAATCTTCTATTGTTTCCTGCATATAATTTGGGGTTGCATGTAGCTCAACTGGTTTTGCCATAGCATATATGTGACAACTTCGCGTAGTATTTGAGTTGCCATTTTATTGCTAgcattaaaatgtgcaaataaacaCTATTTGAATGCTACAGATCCAGCTGCTGCTAGTTGGTAATGTTTTGCAGTGATTGAGAGACTTCTTGACTGGTCTTAGTGTGACCAGTGGCCCTTATTATGTAAGGAGCTATTTAGGAAGGCAATCTGAAGCTCAGAACAGTCACTTCAGAGTAACATCCATCCAATAGCCAGTTGTACTTGCATAACTAATTAtgattcttgttttttttgtaatagtacattacacatttatttacaaaatccaagttaaaactttaaacatttttaactaCTTTAAGCTAAGATTTTGAACTAAATCGCGATTGAGAATTTCAATTTCACTGATACCTTTTTTTCCGTTTCAGACTATGCGAAGACATCGAAATGAGGTGACCGTAGAGCTGCGAAAGGTGAGAGCTTTGTAAaactatttaatttattttttactctgctCAGTAAGTTACACAATGTGATATACACCAATTATGACTATTAAAATCAGCCATTTAGCTGAGCAGAAAATCTGTCATTTCAATCAAATGTGCTTGAACTAGTAAAACCGTTGCCatcatacttggagttgtggtTCAGATCATAGCAAGTCAATACTGTGAATTGCTGAGGTGTCTAAAGTCTAGCACATTCCCGTTATCCAAATGAGAGCAGCTCTGCACTACATGATTAGTCACTAGTGACGCACAGCAGCACGAAGCACTGGAATGTAGGGCAAGGGAATCTCCTCCTACCACTGACTCACAACTTCACTGAGCGATGGGATGATGGGATGTGCTGCAGTCTAAAATGTGGAGAGGCTTaagttttgtgtaataataatttattttttgatcaAGCATTTGTGCAATTTGGCTAACAATGCATATGATATGCACCTTTTATACAAAAGAGAATGCTGtgtatttaataatattttaaattgtgtaTTCACCAAAGCAGTAATTTTCATCAAGTTGCATTTGTGGTTGTTAGATCAAACGAGATGAACACCTACTGAAGAAAAGAAATGTTCCAGCTGAGGAAAGTTTGGAAGACTCGGATGTGGACTCAGACTTTAAAGGGTTAGGGGTAAGTGTAACAGTGATATCTATCAGAATAAgccaaaaattaaaataatataccCATGCATTCAACCCGTAAGCATGTGCTGTAGTATTTGCGCTCATATGGAGTTTATTTCAGTTGTCTTCATATGCAGCGATACCTACAGTAAACCTGAAAACTGCATCAATAATGactaagtgtttttttttttggtttttttttacagcaaaatCTAACACTTGACGCCATCTTACAGGTAAGCCTTAATCATTTTGTGTGTTATGAGTTTGTAACATTTGTTACATATTTTTCTCAAACAAAATACTCCATGTTTCGACGATTGTCTGACGTGGCCCGTCCTGCACcagtgtatatatttttacaacCTGCTCCTGCACGCATCCATGACCACTATAAAGTATTGCGCTATACTGTGATTAGACTTTCCagttttatctgtaaatgtgCACTGCATAACTTGGCATCAAGGATATGGGGCTGTTGGAGTAGCCTGAACAACCTAGTTTTTATACACTCTAAAACTAATTGGTACTGGAGTTTGTGTCCTGTCCTTTGTATCATCTCTTTCTGCACCGTTATAAGCAAAACAATTCTCAGACAGACTGTACCCCCTGAATTTAAAAACTCGTATGTTTAAGCCCTTTACAAATGGCATCACCTGGGTGCTCTAGCTGTCTCATTTGCTCTGTGCGGTATACATGTCAATGAAGTCCGAGGTGGAGGATGATGTCAGCGTGATTGACGGCGCAAAACTtgtatggggaaaaaaaaacaacttctacAGACACCCAAAAATATAAGCGCTGATATTTTCATGACCCATCCATGATCTAACACGTACTGTAAATAtggaaaagtgaaacaaaagcaCATGGTGGAGCTCACAGATCATAACACGGTGTGCTTCATTGTCAGCTGCTCGTGGACCTGCTTAAAAATCCACGTGGCCGTGTACACATAATGAGCACTATACATCTGAGCAGGTCCATCTGAACGTGCCTGTATTTAATGAATGTGATACACATGTTAAGCACAGATGACTGAAGCCACTCTGCTATTGATCTTCCACTGTAGACCCTTGGATCAAACAGCAGCCTGCTAATGTAGCCTTTTATTGTCATGTATCATTTTTGTTTGACTCTTAATTGTTCTTACAGAATGCCCAAAGTGCCAATCCAGTCATCCAGCTCAGTGCTGTGCAGGCAGCCAGGTAAGTCTCCAGTTGTAACAAAATGGGTTGTACTTCCGGAAGATCCAAACATGTTTTACTCTCTATTATAGGAAGCTGCTCTCAAGTGACAGAAATCCTCCCATTGATGACTTGATAAAGTCTGGTATCTTGCCTATTTTAGTGAAATGCCTGGAAGACAATGACAAGTAAGTAATTATTCTTAGTTGGCAGAATGAATGTTTACATTGCTCTTAGGGAGTAACCATAGAATCTGTACTAATATTGGTGTGATATAGAAATATTTTGCACATCTCTTtcatgtgtcattcccagtcTCCAATGCATcagatgtttttaaaggttcactatttAACTTTTGGTGGTGGTAGCAAGTAGTATTTTACAGcatcatttgaattttaaacgTTGTGTAAAATTTAAATTCTCTGTTGGTTCTTGGCCCCAACAACATGATCAACATCAGATCAGTTATCCACTGATTAAATTCATATTGTACCATCCCTTATTACTTTAATTGAAGGtactatgtctgtgtaattactgAGATCTATGGCAGTTCAGACCCTCTTGGTATAGAAAAACTGACGGGCACAACAATTCTTTTGGAATTCAAGCACTTTTTTTGTTATGgtaaatttgtattttgttatttcatGAAGACAATCACACCTAACTTGCTTCGACCATGATGGGACCCTTGTTACATCCTTCATGGTGGTAGAATGGTTGGGGCAGATGTCTCATGTCTTATTGCACACTTGGGTGCTTTAAGGTTTGCCACTG
This region includes:
- the trim13 gene encoding tripartite motif-containing 13; this encodes MEQLEEELTCPICCCLFEDPRVLLCSHSFCKKCLEGLLEGNRGLAFRTPLKCPTCRKETPHNGANSMQINYSLRGIVDKYSKIRQFPKMSVCKQHCGQPLNIFCATDLKLICGFCATTDEHRGHRFSSLEDAFKREKESFEELQRGVESWQSADILSCLETLQAGKKKALQSVSRDAEKVTDYFDKLISTIECKKNEILSDLETLKLVVMQAYDPDITRLSAALEEQERALSMAESFKSITDPLCFLQQMQEFRAKFRVLRETPLPSCKDMDIGPLVRNFDVKKWDSLRLKEVDKISVPHEKVSYKSGCARVTAPKLMALFLLLSVALGLSLSTHILTASAQLRSEPLLSAVTSQLSQGAVFVRHLASSSTSLLSVGQQCFINIMDSAVKFFSFY
- the spryd7b gene encoding SPRY domain-containing protein 7b, whose translation is MAAMFTCCLGCCGDAGSGHIPLKEMPTVQLDTHHMGTDVVIVKSGRRICGTGGCLANAPLHQNKSYFEFKIQSTGVWGIGVATQKVNLNQVPLGRDINSLVLRHDGSVYHNNEEKNRLPANSIPQEGDIVGVTYDHVELNLYLNGKNMQCPSSGIRGTVYPVIYVDDSAILDCQFSDFYHTPPQGFEKILFEQQIF